Below is a window of Bacillota bacterium DNA.
ATACCAGCACGTGTAAACTTGTTTCCAGAGCGATTGAAGAATAGTGGTTGAGATCGCTTTGATGCGCTGTCCAGATCATGTTCAATCATGTATTGCTGGAGCAACCCGGCTGTTGGCCTCATGATGGGCACGATTCGAGTTTTCTTGCCTTTGCCTTTCAAGTTGATTGTTTCCGGTTTCTGCAGGCGAACGCTACCTACTGTTAAATCAGCAACTTCTTGAACCCGTGCACCACTATCGTAGAGAACGATTAATAAGGTTAAATCTCTACGGCCATTTCTTTTTGAAGCAATCGGAGGGGTCAGGTCTTGAATTATAAGGTTTCACAATCAGAGGGGTCTAAGGTTTCATACATAAATGTTATATTTCAAGACCTGACCCCAGTTAGACCCAGTTAAACAGCTAAAATTTTGTTTTCAAAGCTCTTGCCAGTCGTGGTATTCCCCGGGCAATGTCGTCCAAACCAGGCTGCGAGTAGCAGAGCCGCATCTGATTATTGCCCCCTTTGCCGGCGTAGAAGGCAACCCCTGCCACGTAGGCGACCCGGGCTTTCTCAATGCAGTGAGGCAGAAGCTGCGCTGTATCGATCTCAGGTGGAAGAGTAACCCAGGTGTAAAATCCTCCTTCCGGGTTTGTCCAGGTTGTCCCGGCGGGAAAATCACGAGCGAGCAAATCGAGTGTCAACCGGGCTCTTTCCCCAAGCAGGCGGACCGTCTTGTTAATTTGCTTCTCTATCAGTCCTCTGCGACCAAATTCCAGGGCCAGCAGCTGCCCGAGGGAATTCGAGCATTGATCCATAGCTTGACGCACCAGGATAGCCCTCTCTATGATCTCGGCCGCTGCATGAATCCAGCCGATTCGAATTCCGGGGGAAAGAATTTTAGAGAAGGTGCCAAGGTAGATGACATATCCACCAGTGTCCAGGGCCTTAAGGGTTGGTACTTCTTCCCCGACAAAACGGAGTTCACCGTACGCATTATCCTCAATTATTAATAACCCGTAGCTGTCGGCCAAGGTCAGCAATTCCTGCCGCCGCCGGTGAGACATTGTCTGACCGGAAGGATTCTGGAAGGTGGGGACTGTATAAAGCAGCTTTGGCAGGGAGCCCTGGCGCCGGCGTTGCTCCAGTAATTCAGACAGCCGGGCTGTGTCGAGCCCTTCGGCATCGACGGGGACAGAATCAATCTTAACATCATAAGAGGCAAAGGTGCTCAGTGCACCAAGGTAATTTGGGGCTTCAACGATAATCCGATCACCACGGTTCAGGAACACACGCCCGAGAATATCCAGTCCCTGAAGAGAACCGCTGGTCACCATTAACTCGCTGGCAGCTGCCGGCATGCCCAGGCGTGACTGACGATCGGCCAGGAACTCCCGCAAAGCAGAGAATCCAGGAGTAGGACTATACCCGAGCACAGTAGAAGGCTCTTCTACCAGCAACTGCCTGGTTATCTCTGCAGCCTCCCCGGGTAGAAACATTTCGGGGGCGGGAAAACCGCCGGCAAATGAAATAATGTCGGGACGCTCTGTCAATTGAAACAGTTCGGCCAGGGCACGACTTCCCTGTTGGCGTGTCAGGTCGGAGAAGTAATCTTGAATGTCCAATGGTTTCCCTCCCCAGAAATTGTGAATTAGGTGAGCATATCTACTTGAGGATGTTTGAGTCATGTATAACAGACTTTTGTCAGTATGGCCTTTAACCGGTTACGTTATCCAGTTGGCCAGGAGCAAACCATCAATTCTGCCAAAATGCTTAAGATTGCCTGTAACTAAAAGGTTGCATTTTTCCAGAGCAGTAGCAGCAATCATAAGATCGGCGTCGGCTAGAGATAAACTTAAGTTCTCAAGTGATGCTTTAAGTAATCCAAACCTGTGCATAATCTGATTATCGGAATTAATTACATCTATGGTAAGTAAAAACTGCTCGATGAGAGATCGATTTTTAATTGGATTCGCAGATTTTTCTGCTCCGTAATATAGTTCAGCCAGGGTCATGAAAGATACTGCAACTTGATCAGGGTATTTCTTTCTCTCTTCGATCACTTTATTGCTGCCACACAGTATATGTATACAAATATCTGTATCGATCAGAATCATCTTTAAATATTAACCTCCCGCCCTTTGGTCCTGGTGGAAGATATTTCAGATGCAATTTCTGACGCACTACGGGGGTCGTCCCACTCACCGGATAGCTTCTGCCAAAGCTCAGCCTGAGCATCGACAGCAGCTTGATCAACTATTTTTTCTGGAGTATATCCGAATAAACTTTTTTCTAACAAGATTAAAATTTCATTATTAATACTCCGTCTCTCAATAGCTGCTAGTTTTCTCAACTTATTCATCAGCTCTTCTGAGATGTTCCTGATCGTTAGATTAACCATGGTTTTCACCATCCTGGTTGCTTATTAGTTATATTATAGTGTTATTTTAGCACTGTTTTTGTTAAAAAACAAGCCCCTAAGCGATAAAGCATCGCATGCTGAAATCAAACATTGTAGTGATTCCGTTGATTTCTAGCTGAGAACTCACCCATGATAATCATCAGTTATCAACCAGTTACATCTAGCTGGATGTTCCACCAATCTTGCGGGTCGTTCAGCCTCAGGCCAACTGCAGTCGTGCGGCTAAAGGGGCAAACCGCCTGACAAATGCCGCAGTCAGTGCCGTTGTTGGCCCAATATTTTAAGCAAGACCAGCTGTTTACCGGCCACCTTTTAATACCCTTATTGTTTGAGGCGCAAACGGTTTCATAAGTAGGATCACTATCAAATGAAATCGCCCGGGCAGGGCAGTTATCTGCACAGATAGTACAGTTTCGGCAGATCTCTGCTGCACCAAAAGTAATCGGACGATCTGTTTCCAGCGGTAAGTCGGTTAAGACCTTGCAGATTCGCACGAGAGAGCCATACTCCGGATTTAGCAAAAGCCCGTGCCTGCCGGGCTCACCCAGGCCGGCATCAACAGCTATGGGAATACTCAGGCTGGTATCGTTTCCCATGGGAATGGCGCTGTAACCAAGTCCCCTGATAAAAACCGCCATTTTTGAAACTGTTTCGGCCATCTTTGAATATCCATGTCCTACAGCTGTACCAGCCAGCGCTGAAGGACTAAACCGGGCCAGTTCCCGGTCCTGGGCAACCAGCATCACAACTACCCGATTTGATGGTGAGGGGATAAACCGGCCTTTTGAGTTTATTTTTGGGAATTCCACCTGTTTTGAAAATAATATTGGCAACCCGTCGCGATCATGTGAATAAAACCATGATTCATTTAAGGCGGTAACGCCCACCGCGGCGGCGCCAAAATAGCGAGCTACCTGCTTTACTATTACGCTGTTCTGTGCAGCTCTACCCCTCCACTTACAACCTCGTTCTGCCAGATCCTTTTCGATTGGCTTGCGGATTTCCGGAGCGTCAACCCAATCCATCAGGGAAGATTGATTATAGGGGTGATAAGATCGCCAGGAGGCCTCATTTAGCGCATAATCAAGCTGGGTATAGCCGGAAGCAGTTTTGAGCATTTTCTCGGCGGCAACGAAAGCCATCCGGTCACGCCAGCTTTGACCACCCATCATTTCATCTGTAAAACGCGAACTGTAAAAAGCCGCTTCCCTTTCATCAAATCGGCTCAGGTTGCTATCAATTCCATAAGGTGGCCTGCTGTAGACAGGCTGTTCGACAACTTTAACCTTAAAATCCAATTTTAGTGTAAACCGAGCATTTTTCAACCAAACATCTCCCGTTGTTAAAAATGTAGTTTTTGTGTTTACTTTATCTCTTCTATAAAAGCTTTAGCCTCCTCAGCAATTATATCCGCTTTATCATAATAGACATAATGGCCAGTATCGAGAAGCATCTGTTCTCCAATAGTTATCTTCGAAAGATATTTAGATAATGCTTCTTTCCAACCAACTGCGTTCATCTCTTGGTCCTCAGAAATGAAAAAATACATAGGGGTGTTGGCAGGAACATCATTTACTAATACTACTTCAGCATTGTCTTTCAAATAATTAACTTCACTCAACATATCCTTTGTAAATGCACTTTTATAAAAAACTGCTAAGTATTGATTTTTATCTTTCTCTGATAATTCATTTGACTTCATTAAAGGCAAATTCTCTCCTACTTCAGATTCCGGCATGAATCTGGATAAACCTATTCTTGATATAAAATACATGAAGTATAACTGTATTTTTTGAGGCTCAGGTATAATGTCAATAGTTTCTGGTGTAACTGGGTCCAATCCTATAATTGCTTTTACTTCATCAGGGTATTTTTGCGCCCAGTATATCGCCTCTAAGCCTGACATGGAATGGGGAAATAGTACATATGGACTTTTTTCTCCTGAGAACTCCAGTGCCTTCCGTGTTTCTTCAAGGATAGTATCTATATCCCTTGGGCTATTTGATGTTTCACTCCAGCCATAACCTGATTTTTCCACTACGACAATCCTGTATTTATCCGTCATCCTAATCCACAAGGGTTTAAAATCCAATGTTGGATTACTGGTACCATGCCCAGCCAAAAAAACAAGTGTGATTTCACCTTCACCTTCTGCGTATACATGCATTTTTTTCTTATTAATTTCAACCACGTTCCCAGGTGGTGGGTATTCTTTGGCTTCTTTTCTTAATTGATTATTATGATTAATATAAGAAACAATCAATAATACACCAACGATGACCAATATAATAGATATGATTATGCCTAATATTTTTAATGCTGTCATCAGTCTCCTCCAGTTAAGTCTATAATAATTATCTCCAGCTGCACATATGCTTATGAAACTACTTTATTTCAACATATAAGCGATAATGGAGGCATTCTCCCTGATTATTCCCCAATAATCTTCACTAAAACCCTTTTTTCTCTTTTGCCATCGAATTCACCATAAAAGATCTGCTCCCAGGGACCAAAATCTAACCTACCCCCGGTCACAGCCACCACCACTTCCCTGCCCATCACCGACCGTTTGAGATGGGCATCGGCATTATCCTCATACCCGTTGTGTCGATACTGCGCATGGGGCTTCTCCGGTGCCAGTTTCTCCAGCCAAATTTCCAGATCATGATGCAGCCCTGCTTCATCGTCGTTAATAAAAACACTGGCCGTAATATGCATGGCGTTGCACAACAGTAGCCCTTCCTGAATACCGCTCTCCTGAAGGGCCTGCTGAACCTGGGGTGTAATATTGATAAACTCCCTTCTTTCCCTGGTTTGAAACCAGAGTTCTTTCCTAAAGGATTTCATATATACTTAACCTCCTGCTTGTTTACTCTTTTCGGAGTTTTCGGAGGGGTCAGGTCTTGAATTATAAGGTCTCATTTACAAATGTTATATTTCAAGACCTGACCCCATTTATGTTTACCAGAGCT
It encodes the following:
- a CDS encoding tyrosine-type recombinase/integrase — translated: MIQDLTPPIASKRNGRRDLTLLIVLYDSGARVQEVADLTVGSVRLQKPETINLKGKGKKTRIVPIMRPTAGLLQQYMIEHDLDSASKRSQPLFFNRSGNKFTRAG
- a CDS encoding PLP-dependent aminotransferase family protein, with the translated sequence MDIQDYFSDLTRQQGSRALAELFQLTERPDIISFAGGFPAPEMFLPGEAAEITRQLLVEEPSTVLGYSPTPGFSALREFLADRQSRLGMPAAASELMVTSGSLQGLDILGRVFLNRGDRIIVEAPNYLGALSTFASYDVKIDSVPVDAEGLDTARLSELLEQRRRQGSLPKLLYTVPTFQNPSGQTMSHRRRQELLTLADSYGLLIIEDNAYGELRFVGEEVPTLKALDTGGYVIYLGTFSKILSPGIRIGWIHAAAEIIERAILVRQAMDQCSNSLGQLLALEFGRRGLIEKQINKTVRLLGERARLTLDLLARDFPAGTTWTNPEGGFYTWVTLPPEIDTAQLLPHCIEKARVAYVAGVAFYAGKGGNNQMRLCYSQPGLDDIARGIPRLARALKTKF
- a CDS encoding reductive dehalogenase, with product MKNARFTLKLDFKVKVVEQPVYSRPPYGIDSNLSRFDEREAAFYSSRFTDEMMGGQSWRDRMAFVAAEKMLKTASGYTQLDYALNEASWRSYHPYNQSSLMDWVDAPEIRKPIEKDLAERGCKWRGRAAQNSVIVKQVARYFGAAAVGVTALNESWFYSHDRDGLPILFSKQVEFPKINSKGRFIPSPSNRVVVMLVAQDRELARFSPSALAGTAVGHGYSKMAETVSKMAVFIRGLGYSAIPMGNDTSLSIPIAVDAGLGEPGRHGLLLNPEYGSLVRICKVLTDLPLETDRPITFGAAEICRNCTICADNCPARAISFDSDPTYETVCASNNKGIKRWPVNSWSCLKYWANNGTDCGICQAVCPFSRTTAVGLRLNDPQDWWNIQLDVTG
- a CDS encoding secondary thiamine-phosphate synthase enzyme YjbQ; amino-acid sequence: MKSFRKELWFQTRERREFINITPQVQQALQESGIQEGLLLCNAMHITASVFINDDEAGLHHDLEIWLEKLAPEKPHAQYRHNGYEDNADAHLKRSVMGREVVVAVTGGRLDFGPWEQIFYGEFDGKREKRVLVKIIGE
- a CDS encoding type II toxin-antitoxin system VapC family toxin; the protein is MILIDTDICIHILCGSNKVIEERKKYPDQVAVSFMTLAELYYGAEKSANPIKNRSLIEQFLLTIDVINSDNQIMHRFGLLKASLENLSLSLADADLMIAATALEKCNLLVTGNLKHFGRIDGLLLANWIT
- a CDS encoding alpha/beta hydrolase, coding for MTALKILGIIISIILVIVGVLLIVSYINHNNQLRKEAKEYPPPGNVVEINKKKMHVYAEGEGEITLVFLAGHGTSNPTLDFKPLWIRMTDKYRIVVVEKSGYGWSETSNSPRDIDTILEETRKALEFSGEKSPYVLFPHSMSGLEAIYWAQKYPDEVKAIIGLDPVTPETIDIIPEPQKIQLYFMYFISRIGLSRFMPESEVGENLPLMKSNELSEKDKNQYLAVFYKSAFTKDMLSEVNYLKDNAEVVLVNDVPANTPMYFFISEDQEMNAVGWKEALSKYLSKITIGEQMLLDTGHYVYYDKADIIAEEAKAFIEEIK